One segment of Paenibacillus pabuli DNA contains the following:
- a CDS encoding response regulator: MTASQGARILVVDDEPQIRKLLKVTLQAHQFEIHECGDGDEAVTQASIVHPDLIILDLGLPGMSGMDVLHRVREWSQVPIIVLTAKEREEDKIAALDGGADDYVTKPFGMGELVARIRVALRHVARTTDEPVLRFGPLTVDLAQRQVELDGLPIKLTPTEYDMLKVLASNAGKIITQRQLLQQVWGGHHHESDSHYLRVYVGHLRKKLKEDPTQPRFIQTEPGIGYRFLLQD; this comes from the coding sequence ATGACGGCATCGCAAGGGGCACGCATATTGGTTGTAGATGATGAACCACAGATTCGCAAACTGCTGAAAGTAACCCTGCAGGCTCATCAATTCGAGATTCATGAATGTGGAGATGGCGACGAGGCTGTCACTCAGGCGAGTATTGTTCATCCGGATCTGATTATACTCGATCTGGGACTGCCTGGGATGTCCGGGATGGACGTGCTGCATCGTGTCCGCGAATGGTCTCAGGTGCCCATCATTGTGCTGACGGCGAAGGAGCGCGAGGAAGACAAGATTGCTGCGCTTGACGGTGGTGCCGATGATTATGTAACGAAGCCGTTTGGCATGGGTGAACTGGTTGCCCGCATTCGGGTTGCGCTCCGCCACGTGGCGAGGACAACGGATGAACCTGTGCTGCGTTTTGGGCCTCTCACTGTAGATCTGGCACAAAGGCAGGTGGAGCTGGACGGTTTGCCGATCAAATTAACACCAACGGAGTACGATATGCTCAAGGTTCTGGCCTCGAACGCCGGCAAAATCATTACCCAGCGCCAGCTGCTGCAGCAGGTGTGGGGCGGGCATCATCACGAATCGGACAGTCATTATCTGCGGGTCTACGTGGGTCATCTGCGGAAAAAATTAAAGGAAGACCCTACGCAGCCACGATTCATTCAGACCGAGCCGGGAATAGGCTATCGCTTTTTACTTCAGGATTAG
- a CDS encoding alpha-glucosidase/alpha-galactosidase: MNKITFLGAGSTVFVKNVLGDVMMTEALQDFELALYDIDAERLNDSERLLTSMGRSLGSRCAVKKYTDRKEALRGAKYVINAIQVGGYDPCTITDFEIPKKYGLRQTIADTLGIGGIFRNLRTIPVMLDFARDMQEVCPDAWFLNYTNPMAVLTNVMNVHGGIKTVGLCHSVQVCVPHLFEALGMDQTGVVAKVAGINHMAWLLEVTRDGQDLYPEIKRLAREKQKEQHHDMVRFELMNRFGYYVTESSEHNAEYHPYFIKRNYPELIERFNIPLDEYPRRCVNQIEGWKEMREKLFTSENIEHTRSREYASHIMEAMETNRPYKIGGNVMNTGLITNLPREACVEVPCLVDGSGINPTYIGDLPPQLAALNRTNINTQLLTIEAAMTGKKEHIYHAAMLDPHTAAELSIDDIVAMCDELIEAHGDWLPKYTS; the protein is encoded by the coding sequence ATGAACAAAATTACGTTTCTCGGTGCAGGCAGCACCGTATTTGTCAAAAATGTATTAGGTGACGTTATGATGACCGAAGCACTGCAGGATTTTGAATTGGCTTTGTATGATATCGATGCCGAACGGCTGAATGATTCGGAGCGACTGTTGACCAGTATGGGCCGTTCTCTTGGAAGCCGTTGTGCCGTAAAAAAATATACAGACCGCAAAGAAGCGCTGCGCGGTGCCAAATATGTCATTAACGCGATTCAAGTGGGCGGATATGATCCATGTACAATCACGGACTTTGAAATTCCGAAGAAATACGGACTGCGCCAGACGATTGCTGACACCCTTGGCATTGGCGGTATCTTCCGCAATTTGCGTACCATTCCGGTCATGCTTGACTTTGCCCGGGACATGCAGGAAGTGTGCCCTGACGCCTGGTTCTTGAACTACACCAATCCTATGGCCGTACTCACCAATGTCATGAACGTGCATGGAGGTATCAAAACGGTAGGTCTGTGCCACAGCGTGCAGGTCTGTGTGCCTCACCTGTTTGAAGCGCTGGGAATGGACCAGACAGGTGTGGTTGCAAAAGTTGCAGGTATCAACCATATGGCCTGGCTGCTGGAAGTGACGAGAGATGGTCAGGATCTGTATCCGGAGATTAAACGCCTGGCAAGGGAGAAGCAGAAGGAGCAGCATCATGATATGGTGCGTTTCGAGCTGATGAACCGTTTTGGATACTACGTAACAGAGTCTTCCGAGCATAATGCCGAGTATCATCCGTACTTTATCAAACGGAATTATCCGGAATTGATCGAACGCTTCAACATCCCGCTGGATGAGTATCCTCGCCGCTGCGTGAACCAGATTGAAGGATGGAAGGAAATGCGCGAGAAGCTGTTTACCAGTGAAAATATTGAACATACCCGCAGCCGTGAATATGCTTCGCACATCATGGAAGCGATGGAAACGAACCGTCCATACAAAATTGGCGGTAATGTAATGAATACCGGTCTAATTACCAACCTGCCTCGTGAGGCCTGTGTCGAGGTTCCATGTCTGGTGGACGGATCCGGAATCAACCCAACTTACATCGGCGACCTGCCTCCGCAGCTGGCGGCACTGAACCGCACCAACATCAACACCCAGCTGCTGACGATTGAAGCGGCCATGACGGGCAAAAAGGAACATATCTATCATGCCGCCATGCTGGATCCGCACACTGCTGCCGAGCTGTCTATTGATGACATCGTTGCCATGTGCGATGAACTCATCGAGGCTCATGGCGACTGGCTGCCGAAGTATACATCTTAA